One segment of Ricinus communis isolate WT05 ecotype wild-type chromosome 8, ASM1957865v1, whole genome shotgun sequence DNA contains the following:
- the LOC8280248 gene encoding pleiotropic drug resistance protein 1, which produces MEGTELYIAGGSLRRGESSIWRSNAMEGFSKSSRGDEDDDEEALKWAAIERLPTYDRLKKGLLTTSKGEANEIDVKNLGFHEKRTLLDRLVKVAEEDNELFLLKLKNRIDRVGIELPMIEVRFEHLNVETEAHVGSRALPTFFNFSIDIVEGFLNFLHILPSGKKSLSILQDVSGIIKPKRMTLLLGPPSSGKTTLLLALAGKLDPKLKFSGRVTYNGHEMNEFVPQRTAAYISQHDTHIGEMTVRETLAFAARCQGVGHRYEMISELLRREKASNIKPDPDIDVFMKAMATEGQEANVVTDYILKILGLEVCADIMVGNEMLRGVSGGQRKRVTTGEMLVGPAKALFMDEISTGLDSSTTYQIVNSIKQYIHILNGTAVISLLQPPPETYNLFDDIILLSDGQIVYQGPRENVLEFFEYMGFKCPERKGVADFLQEVTSRKDQAQYWADKDKPYSFVTVREFAEAFQSFLVGRRLEAELSTPFDKSKSHPAALTTKKYGVGKMELLKACFSREILLMKRNSFVYIFKLTQLTIMAMVAMTLFLRTEMHRDSVTNGGIYVGALFFSVVFIMFNGLSEISLTIAKLPVFYKQRSLLFYPPWAFSLPPWITKIPITLVQVAIWVFLTYYVIGFDPNVGRFFKQYLLLALVSQMASGLFRFIAAAGRNMIVANTFGSFALLALFALGGFILSRDNIKKWWIWGYWISPLMYGQNAIVVNEFLGNSWNKKVLPDTTETLGIQVLESRGFFTHAYWYWIGVGALVGFTLLYNFFFTLALTFLGPLQKPQAVISEDSASNTSGKTGEVIQLSSVRTELIVEENHQKQKGMVLPFEPHSITFNDIRYSVDMPQEMKRQGATEDRLELLRGVSGAFRPGVLTALMGVSGAGKTTLMDVLAGRKTGGYIEGDIRISGFPKKQETFARISGYCEQNDIHSPHVTVYESLLYSSWLRLPPEVNSETRKMFIEEVMELVELTPLRQALVGLPGVSGLSTEQRKRLTIAVELVANPSIIFMDEPTSGLDARAAAIVMRTVRNTVDTGRTVVCTIHQPSIDIFEAFDELLLMKRGGQEIYVGPLGRHSCQLIKYFEAIEGVPDIKDGYNPATWMLEVSSSAQEMVLGLDFAAIYKNSELYRRNKALIEELSTPPLGSNDLYFPTQYSQSFFTQCMACLWKQHWSYWRNPPYTAVRFLFTTVIALMFGTMFWDLGSKTTKRQDLFNAMGSMYAAIVFLGIQNASSVQPVVAVERTVFYRERAAGMYSPLPYAFAQVVIELPYIFLQAAVYGLIVYAMIGFEWSAAKFFWYLFFMYFTLLFYTYYGMMAVAVTPNQQVASIVSSAFYSIWNLFSGFIIPRPRIPVWWRWYAWTCPVAYTLYGLVSSQFGDIKHTLESGETVEDFVRSYFDFKHELLGAVAAAVFGFATLFAFTFAFSIKFFNFQRR; this is translated from the exons ATGGAAGGCACTGAACTGTATATAGCTGGTGGTAGTTTACGTAGAGGTGAGTCTTCTATATGGAGGAGCAATGCAATGGAAGGTTTCTCCAAATCTTCCAGAGgagatgaagatgatgatgaagaagctTTGAAATGGGCTGCAATCGAAAGATTGCCTACTTATGATCGCTTAAAGAAAGGTTTATTAACCACATCAAAAGGTGAAGCCAATGAAATTGATGTTAAGAATCTTGGATTTCATGAAAAGAGAACTTTGCTTGATAGGTTGGTTAAAGTTGCTGAAGAAGATAATGAACTGTTCTTGCTGAAGCTCAAGAATCGTATTGATAG GGTTGGAATTGAGCTCCCTATGATTGAAGTTCGATTTGAGCATTTAAATGTTGAAACAGAAGCTCATGTAGGAAGTAGAGCTTTACCCACATTTTTTAACTTCTCCATTGATATAGTAGAG ggTTTCTTGAATTTTCTTCATATCCTTCCAAGTGGAAAGAAAAGCCTGTCTATACTTCAGGATGTTAGTGGAATTATCAAACCAAAAAG AATGACATTGCTTTTGGGTCCTCCAAGTTCTGGAAAGACTACTCTTTTGTTGGCTTTGGCTGGAAAACTTGATCCTAAATTAAAG TTTTCTGGTAGGGTGACTTACAATGGTCATGAGATGAATGAGTTTGTTCCCCAGAGAACAGCTGCTTACATCAGTCAACATGATACCCATATAGGCGAAATGACTGTAAGGGAGACCTTGGCCTTCGCTGCAAGATGTCAAGGGGTTGGACACCGATATg AAATGATATCTGAGTTGctaagaagagaaaaagcaTCAAATATTAAGCCTGATCCGGATATTGATGTCTTTATGAAG GCAATGGCTACAGAAGGTCAGGAGGCTAATGTGGTCACAGATTATATTCTTAAG ATTTTAGGATTGGAGGTATGTGCAGATATTATGGTGGGGAATGAAATGTTAAGGGGTGTCTCTGGAGGACAAAGGAAGCGTGTTACAACAG GTGAGATGCTTGTTGGACCAGCGAAAGCACTGTTCATGGATGAGATCTCCACTGGCTTGGATAGTTCAACTACTTACCAAATCGTGAACTCAATAAAGCAATACATTCACATTCTTAATGGAACAGCTGTCATCTCTCTCCTCCAGCCACCACCGGAGACTTACAATCTCTTCGATGACATTATTCTGCTATCTGATGGTCAGATTGTGTATCAGGGTCCTCGTGAAAATGTACTTGAGTTTTTTGAATACATGGGCTTCAAATGCCCTGAAAGAAAAGGAGTTGCAGACTTCTTGCAAGAA GTAACGTCAAGGAAAGACCAAGCACAGTATTGGGCAGATAAAGATAAGCCCTACAGTTTTGTCACAGTTAGGGAATTTGCAGAAGCATTCCAATCATTTCTTGTCGGACGAAGACTTGAAGCTGAACTTTCTACTCCATTTGATAAGTCCAAGAGCCACCCAGCTGCTTTGACAACTAAAAAGTATGGAGTTGGAAAGATGGAGCTACTTAAAGCTTGTTTCTCTAGAGAGATCTTGCTCATGAAAAGGAACTCATTTGTCTACATTTTCAAGCTCACCCAA CTCACCATAATGGCAATGGTTGCAATGACACTCTTCCTTCGGACTGAGATGCACCGAGATTCAGTCACTAATGGAGGAATTTATGTGGGTGCTCTATTTTTCTCTGTGGTGTTTATCATGTTTAATGGACTGTCAGAGATTTCATTGACCATTGCAAAGCTTCCGGTGTTTTATAAGCAAAGGAGCCTCCTTTTCTATCCTCCCTGGGCATTCTCTCTTCCCCCTTGGATCACTAAGATACCTATAACACTTGTACAAGTTGCCATTTGGGTGTTCCTCACCTATTATGTTATTGGATTTGATCCCAATGTTGGAAG GTTCTTTAAACAGTACCTTCTGCTAGCTCTTGTTAGCCAGATGGCTTCAGGATTATTTCGCTTTATTGCTGCAGCAGGAAGGAATATGATTGTTGCCAACACCTTTGGATCATTTGCACTGCTTGCGTTATTCGCATTAGGAGGATTTATCTTGTCACGAG ataatataaagaaatggtGGATATGGGGTTACTGGATATCACCACTTATGTATGGGCAAAATGCAATAGTAGTTAACGAGTTCCTTGGAAACAGTTGGAATAAA AAGGTCCTCCCGGACACAACAGAAACACTTGGAATTCAAGTTTTGGAGTCTCGAGGATTCTTCACACATGCATATTGGTACTGGATAGGAGTTGGGGCATTGGTCGGATTCACACTGCTGTACAACTTCTTTTTTACTCTAGCTCTCACATTCCTCGGCC CATTGCAGAAGCCTCAAGCTGTTATATCTGAAGACTCTGCAAGTAATACATCAGGAAAAACAGGAGAAGTGATTCAGTTATCCTCTGTGAGGACAGAGCTCATAGTGGAAGAAAACCATCAGAAGCAAAAAGGAATGGTTCTTCCATTTGAACCACATTCTATCACCTTTAATGACATTAGATATTCCGTTGACATGCCACAG GAAATGAAAAGACAGGGAGCGACTGAAGATAGACTGGAGCTTTTGAGGGGTGTGAGTGGTGCTTTTAGGCCAGGTGTTCTTACAGCTCTAATGGGTGTGAGCGGTGCTGGTAAAACCACTCTAATGGATGTGCTGGCTGGTAGAAAAACTGGTGGATATATAGAAGGAGACATCAGAATCTCAGGCTTCCCTAAGAAGCAAGAGACTTTCGCTAGAATCTCAGGATATTGCGAGCAAAATGACATCCATTCTCCACATGTTACTGTATATGAATCATTGCTTTACTCATCTTGGCTTCGTTTACCTCCTGAAGTGAACAGTGAAACCAGAAAG ATGTTTATTGAGGAAGTCATGGAACTTGTGGAATTGACGCCATTGAGGCAAGCATTAGTTGGATTGCCTGGTGTGAGTGGCCTGTCTACCGAGCAACGCAAGCGGCTGACAATTGCAGTTGAGCTGGTGGCAAACCCTTCTATAATATTCATGGATGAGCCCACTTCAGGGCTAGATGCAAGAGCTGCTGCAATTGTTATGAGAACAGTGAGGAACACTGTGGACACTGGAAGGACAGTTGTGTGCACCATCCATCAGCCAAGCATTGACATATTTGAAGCTTTTGATGAG CTACTCCTTATGAAGCGAGGAGGTCAAGAGATATACGTGGGACCATTGGGGCGTCATTCTTGCCAACTAATAAAGTATTTCGAG GCAATCGAAGGGGTACCTGACATCAAAGATGGTTACAATCCAGCAACGTGGATGTTAGAAGTTTCAAGTTCAGCTCAAGAAATGGTTTTGGGATTAGATTTTGCTGCTATTTACAAAAATTCAGAACTATACAG GAGAAACAAGGCACTCATTGAGGAATTAAGCACGCCTCCTTTAGGTTCAAATGACTTGTATTTTCCTACTCAGTACTCACAATCATTTTTTACCCAATGTATGGCCTGCTTATGGAAGCAACACTGGTCATACTGGCGCAATCCACCATACACTGCTGTCAGATTTCTCTTCACGACTGTCATtgctttgatgtttgggacgaTGTTTTGGGATCTTGGCTCCAAGAC GACAAAGCGACAAGATCTTTTCAATGCAATGGGATCAATGTATGCAGCAATTGTCTTCCTTGGGATCCAAAATGCATCATCTGTGCAGCCAGTAGTTGCTGTTGAAAGAACTGTTTTCTACAGAGAAAGAGCTGCAGGAATGTATTCTCCTTTGCCCTATGCCTTTGCTCAG GTTGTAATTGAGCTTCCATATATCTTCTTACAAGCTGCAGTATACGGTCTTATAGTATACGCAATGATTGGATTTGAATGGAGTGCAGCTAAATTCTTTTGGTACCTCTTCTTCATGTACTTCACATTATTGTTTTACACCTACTATGGCATGATGGCTGTGGCTGTGACACCAAACCAGCAGGTTGCATCAATAGTTTCCTCTGCATTCTACTCGATATGGAATCTGTTTTCAGGATTTATAATCCCAAGACCA AGAATTCCTGTGTGGTGGAGATGGTATGCTTGGACATGTCCAGTAGCATACACATTGTATGGATTAGTTTCGTCGCAGTTCGGAGATATAAAGCATACACTTGAATCCGGTGAAACAGTTGAAGATTTTGTGAGAAGTTATTTTGATTTCAAGCATGAACTTCTAGGTGCTGTTGCAGCTGCAGTCTTTGGCTTTGCAACACTCTTTGCATTTACCTTCGCGTTTTCCATTAAGTTCTTCAATTTCCAAAGGCGATAG
- the LOC107260776 gene encoding lamin-like protein — MVPIFLCFFILISATSTTTATDHIVGANKGWNPGINYTLWANNHTFYVGDFISFRYQKTQYNVFAVNQTGYDNCTTEGATGNWSSGKDFIPLKEAKRYYFICGNGQCFNGMKVSVLVHPLPPPPSSSISANQTSSKDSAAPVVLHKGFVGCRALILAFTSIWFGFGWI; from the exons ATGGTGCCAATATTCTTGTGCTTCTTCATCCTCATCTCTGCCACTTCCACCACAACTGCCACTGACCACATTGTTGGTGCTAACAAAGGCTGGAATCCTGGCATCAACTATACTCTTTGGGCCAATAATCACACCTTCTATGTTGGAGATTTTATCT CATTTAGGTACCAAAAGACTCAGTACAATGTGTTTGCAGTGAACCAGACTGGCTATGACAACTGCACAACAGAAGGAGCAACAGGGAACTGGAGTAGTGGTAAAGATTTTATACCTCTTAAAGAGGCAAAGAGGTATTACTTCATTTGTGGGAATGGACAGTGTTTCAATGGCATGAAGGTTTCTGTTCTTGTTCATCCTTTGCCTCCACCACCATCATCTAGCATTTCTGCTAACCAGACTTCTTCAAAGGATTCTGCTGCTCCAGTGGTTTTGCATAAAGGATTTGTTGGCTGTAGGGCTTTGATCTTGGCATTTACTTCCATTTGGTTTGGATTTGGTTGGATCTAG